A stretch of the Mycobacteroides immunogenum genome encodes the following:
- a CDS encoding thiamine pyrophosphate-dependent enzyme, giving the protein MSDQELVWHKALDHDALDEGQVTVCPVGLKSVALTKLHGQFGAIDNRCPHQGGPLGQGTLENDKIRCPWHGFDFDPFTGEAAGGPDFDVPTYPVEVRADGVYVGTAPPAPHVRTVSDVLIETMTNWGVDTVFGMVGHSNLGVAEAMHRAEKDGKLRYFGIRHEGAAAFAASAYGKLTGRPAACFGIAGPGSTNLLTGLYDAKADRAPVLAISGNVDSSVAGKGAFQDIDLLAAFSDVSVYSAMVRAGSDHAELMTMALKHAILERGVGHLVLPDEVQVLPSPGNPASGPQGRMPDLRVGPPAAALAEALDLIESATRPVIVVGAGAKFDMPAVVALAERLNAPILTTFKAKGQVSERHPLAGGVLGRSGTPVASWMMNKADLLLVFGASFSNHTGISPYKATVQVDTDPLALGRFRPVAVPILGDVGVTALALSDGLGTGPAVTDQRPELAERWTVWRAEKARRAAASAHGRVPAAAVFHELNDLVPENAVLTVDVGNHAYSFGRYFEPTAQSVLMSGYLGSIGFGFPAAMGAWAAAPDRPIVAVTGDGGFGQYLADFTTAVKYNMNITHILLNNGELAKISEEQRSAEYAVWQTSLHNPDFAAFARDCGAYGKRVTDATELRSVIAEALSHPGPALVEILTDPRSH; this is encoded by the coding sequence GTGAGTGATCAAGAACTGGTCTGGCACAAGGCACTCGATCACGATGCCCTCGATGAGGGCCAGGTGACAGTCTGCCCGGTGGGATTGAAGTCGGTGGCGCTGACAAAACTGCACGGTCAATTCGGCGCCATCGACAACCGCTGTCCGCACCAAGGCGGCCCGCTCGGACAGGGCACCCTGGAGAACGACAAAATTCGTTGTCCCTGGCATGGATTCGACTTCGACCCGTTCACCGGCGAGGCAGCGGGCGGGCCTGACTTCGATGTCCCGACTTATCCCGTCGAGGTGCGGGCCGACGGCGTGTATGTGGGCACGGCACCTCCAGCACCCCATGTCCGCACGGTCAGCGATGTGCTCATCGAGACCATGACCAACTGGGGTGTCGATACGGTCTTCGGTATGGTCGGGCACTCCAATCTCGGTGTCGCCGAGGCCATGCATCGCGCCGAAAAAGACGGAAAGTTGCGGTACTTCGGCATCCGCCACGAGGGTGCCGCGGCGTTCGCGGCCTCCGCCTACGGAAAACTGACCGGACGTCCCGCCGCATGCTTCGGTATCGCCGGGCCCGGCTCCACGAACCTGTTGACGGGGCTGTACGACGCGAAGGCCGATCGCGCACCCGTACTTGCCATCTCCGGCAACGTGGACTCCTCGGTGGCCGGCAAGGGCGCCTTCCAGGACATCGACCTACTGGCCGCCTTCTCCGACGTCTCCGTCTACTCGGCGATGGTCCGGGCGGGCTCCGACCACGCCGAGCTGATGACGATGGCGCTCAAACACGCGATCTTGGAGCGTGGTGTCGGCCATCTGGTGCTCCCGGATGAGGTGCAAGTGCTCCCCAGCCCGGGCAATCCTGCCTCCGGGCCGCAGGGCCGGATGCCGGACCTGCGGGTGGGCCCGCCTGCGGCGGCGCTCGCGGAGGCGCTGGATCTCATCGAATCTGCCACGCGCCCAGTGATTGTGGTGGGTGCCGGTGCGAAGTTCGACATGCCTGCGGTGGTCGCACTTGCCGAGCGGCTGAACGCCCCGATCCTCACCACGTTCAAAGCGAAGGGCCAGGTTTCCGAACGCCATCCGCTGGCCGGCGGGGTGCTGGGCCGCTCGGGGACACCTGTCGCATCGTGGATGATGAACAAGGCCGATCTACTGTTGGTGTTCGGCGCCTCGTTCTCCAATCACACCGGCATCTCGCCGTACAAGGCGACGGTCCAGGTCGATACCGATCCATTGGCGCTCGGCCGGTTCCGCCCCGTCGCGGTCCCGATCCTCGGCGATGTGGGGGTGACAGCCTTGGCACTGTCGGACGGACTCGGCACAGGCCCAGCCGTGACCGACCAGCGCCCCGAACTCGCCGAGCGCTGGACGGTGTGGCGAGCGGAGAAGGCCCGCCGGGCCGCGGCGTCGGCGCACGGGCGCGTGCCCGCTGCCGCCGTCTTCCATGAACTCAACGACCTGGTGCCCGAAAACGCGGTGCTGACAGTCGATGTGGGCAACCACGCCTACTCGTTCGGCCGCTACTTCGAGCCCACCGCGCAATCAGTGCTCATGTCCGGCTACCTGGGCTCGATAGGATTCGGGTTCCCCGCCGCCATGGGCGCATGGGCGGCGGCCCCGGACCGGCCGATCGTCGCCGTCACCGGAGATGGCGGATTCGGTCAGTATCTCGCCGACTTCACCACCGCGGTGAAGTACAACATGAACATCACCCACATCCTGCTCAACAACGGCGAGCTGGCCAAGATCAGCGAGGAGCAGCGCAGCGCCGAGTACGCGGTGTGGCAGACCTCCCTGCACAATCCCGATTTCGCGGCGTTCGCACGAGACTGCGGGGCGTACGGCAAGCGCGTCACTGATGCCACTGAATTGCGTTCGGTCATCGCTGAAGCTCTCAGCCATCCGGGCCCGGCACTGGTGGAGATCCTCACCGATCCCCGTTCCCACTAG